DNA from Polaribacter sp. NJDZ03:
ATGATATAAAATTATCTAGATTGAAATCTTATACGTCTATGTTTGCGTATTTAGCATTTCTTTCTATAAAGTCTCTACGTGGCGGAACCTCGTCTCCCATTAACATAGAGAAAACTCTGTCTGCTTCTGCAGGACTATCAATTACCACTTTACGTAGCGTTCTAAATTCAGGATTCATTGTGGTGTCCCAAAGTTGGTCTGCGTTCATTTCCCCAAGACCTTTGTAACGCTGTATACTTACAGAACCACCCATGTTTTGTGCAATAATATCACGCTGATTGTCATCCCAAGCATATTCTCTTTTCTGACCTTTTTTAACTAGATATAAAGGAGGAGTAGCAATGTAAATATAACCTTGCTCTACCATTTCTTTCATGTATCTAAAAAAGAACGTTAATATTAAGGTAGCAATATGCGAACCATCTACATCGGCATCACACATAATAACTACTTTATGGTAACGCACTTTAGATAAATTTAAAGCTCTTGGATCTTCTTCTGTACCAATAGAAACACCTAAAGCTGTAAACATATTTTTGATCTCTTCGTTTTCAAAAACTTTATGTTGCATTGCTTTTTCCACGTTCAAAATCTTTCCACGTAGTGGTAAAATTGCTTGAAAATTTCTATCTCTACCTTGTTTTGCCGTTCCACCTGCCGAATCTCCCTCAACTAAGAAAATTTCACATTGTGCTGGGTCTGTTTCAGAACAGTCAGATAATTTACCAGGTAAACCACCAATAGACATTACCGTTTTACGTTGTACCATTTCTCTGGCTTTACGTGCTGCGTGTCTTGCGGTTGCTGCTAAAATTACTTTCTGAACAATTGTTTTTGCGTCATTAGGATTTTCTTCTAAATAGTCAGTTAACATTTCTGAAACTGCTTGAGATACAGCCGAAGTTACTTCTCTGTTTCCTAATTTTGTTTTTGTTTGCCCTTCAAACTGTGGTTCTGCAACTTTTACAGAAACAATTGCTGTTAATCCCTCACGGAAATCATCTCCAGCAATATCAAATTTTACATTTTTTAATAAACCAGATTCGTCAGCATACTTTTTTAAGGTACCTGTTAAACCACGTCTAAAACCAGATAAATGCGTTCCTCCTTCATGCGTGTTAATGTTGTTTACATAAGAATGTAAATTTTCTGCATAAGAAGTATTATAAACCATGGCAACTTCAACAGGAATACCGTTTTTCTCACCTTCCATAGAAATTACTTGCGATGTTAATTGCTCGCGCGTAGAATCTAAATATTTTATAAATTCTGGTAAACCTTCATCAGAATGAAAAATTTCAGAAATAAAGTTTCCTTCATCATCCGTTTCACGTCTATCTGTTAAAGTAATTGTAATTCCTTTATTCAAGAAAGATAATTCACGCATACGAGTTGCTAACGTATCGTAACTAAATTCGGTAGTTTGTTTAAAAATTGTTTTATCTGGTAAGAAAGTAACAATTGTACCGTTAAAGTCTGTTTCTCCAATAGTTTTAACAGGGTATAATGCCTTACCTTGAGAGTATTCTTGTCTCCAAACCTTACCATCTTTATGCACTGTAGCTACTAAAAGATCAGAAAGTGCGTTTACACAAGAAACACCAACACCGTGTAAACCACCAGAAACTTTATAAGAATCTTTGTCGAATTTACCACCAGCACCAATCTTTGTCATTACTACTTGTAAAGCAGAAACGCCTTCTTTTTCGTGCATTCCAACAGGAATTCCACGTCCGTTATCTTTAGTTGTAACAGAATTATCTTCGTTTATAGTAACGTCAATAGTGTCACAATAACCTCCCATTGCTTCATCAATAGAGTTATCTACAACCTCGTATACTAAATGGTGTAAACCACGTACGCCAACGTCTCCAATATACATGGAAGGACGCATTCTTACATGTTCCATCCCTTCCAGTGCCTGAATACTGGACGCATCATATTCTTTTTTAATTTCTTCGCTCATTATATAAAGTAAATTAATGTTTTTTAGATTGATGAAATTCAGCTTTGAAAAGCGAAATTCACAATCTCAAATTTACAATTAATAAAGTTGTTTTAAAAGCTTTTTAGTAACTATCGTTTAAAAATATGAATATTTGTTAATTTTAAAAAAGTGCTTTAAATCGCTTAAAATAGGTTTTATATTTAATTTTGATGTTTTTTGTTTTGTTCTTGAAATTAGAATTATTTAAAATAGCTTAAAGCTTTTGTTTTGATTTTTTTGATTCGCTATTCATTGTTTAAAAAACGCTAATTTCAGCAAGATATTTTTGAGAATAATATAACTAATAGACTAAATTTTAAAGGTAAATTCTAAAATAAGAATAAGGCATCAAAACTCCTGTAGGGAGAAATTATTTTTTGGCTAAAGTCGATATTATCTAAAACCTTATTAATCTGTGGTTAAATATAATTTAAAAAAAGTATTCTGAACTTCTATTTTAAAAGCTAGACAGGTCTTTTAAAAAGGATTACTTTTTAAATTAATTTTATAATTAGCATTAAAATTTTACTAAAGCCAATATAAAATAGAGCTGCAGAAATTTAAGGTATCGCTAATTTTTTAATTTAAAGAGAGCTTTTAGAGTTTAATTTATTGTATCTGTAATTAACAATCAATATTTTACAAATACTTCAACAGCTATATAAAAACGTAAAAAAGAGGTTTTTGTACCATTTTTTCTGTATATATTTGTCATCAGTATAACAAAAATGACAAACAATAATAACAATCGTAATTTCAATAATCCTAATTGTTAGGACGGAAGGTTGTTGTTTAGAAATATATAAATAAAGCCTTCCTAATCGGAAGGCTTTTTTTTGAATCTAAAAATAAAGACATGAGTAAAATAATGACGGTAGACATTTTGTCTAGTATTAAAGGAGCAAAACCATCGGAATCGGTGAATCAGTTATTTGAGGTAATTAAAAAAGCAAATACATCAAATACTACTTCTAATACCAATCATAATAATGCGGTGTCTTTAGATGATTTAAGAGAAGATGTGGTTATTGATAGTCCGCAAGCGGAAAAGCAAATCATTATCGAAAACTTCCCAAAAGAAAAAAACGGCTATTTAGTAGTTTCTAAAGTGATAGAAGAATAATATGGAATCGCAAATACATAAAATTCATCAGCAATTGGTGAACAAAGAAATTTCGTGTACAAAATTAGTACAAGAAAGATTAGATTTATTAAAATTGAACACCCACAATACTGTCAATTCACTTTTAGATACGTTAGCGTTAGAATTAGCTACAAAAGTAGATGCTAAAATAGCAGACGGACAAGAAATTGGTTTGTTAGAGGGAATTCCATTCGGAATTAAAGATGTGTACATGGTACAAGGAACTTTAACAACGGCAAGTTCAGATTTATTGAAAAAATACAAATCGCCATATACAGCAACTGCCATTCAGAAATTATTTGATGCAGGTGCCATTCCGTTAGTAAAAGAAAATTGTGATAGTTTTGGACATGGTTCTTCTTCTGAAAACACCATTTTCGGAGCTGTTAAAAATGCAATAAATACAGAGTTGGTTTCTGGAGGATCTAGTGGAGGTTCTGCTGTAAATGTAGCCAAAGACTTTACTGTATTTTCAATTGGTGGAGATACAGGAGGTTCTGTGCGTCAACCGGCAGGTTACAATAAAATATACGGATTAAAACCAACCTACGGAAGAATTTCTAGATTCGGATTAATGGCATACGCATCTTCTACAGATTGTGTTGGGCCAATTGCAAAATCAATCGAAGATATTAGAATTGTTTTAAATGTGATGAGTGGTCAAGATATTAAAGATCAAACTACGTATCCATCAGAAGCAATATCCGAAGAAACTATTTTAAATGCTGATAGAATTAAAACTGTTGGTTATTTTAAAAACTTCATTGAAAATGATGCTATTGACGCAAAAGTAAAAGCAGATTTCTTAGCATCGATAGAAAAAATAAAAGCCAAAGGAATTGAAGTTAAAGAATTAGATTTCTTTGAATCTGATACCTTAGTTTCTACGTATTATACATTGGCAATGGCAGAAACAGCATCGAACCTTTCTAGATTAGATGGTACCAATTACGGAAACAGAATAGAAGGTGATACTTTAAAAGATACGTATTCTATAACACGATCGGAAAACTTTTCTGAAGAATCTAAACGTAGAATTGTTGGTGGAAATCAAGTGTTATCGCAAGGTTTTTCTGATGAAATCTATTTAAAAGGATTAAATGTTAGAGATCAGATTGTAGCTAATTTTGAAAAAGATTTTAAAGTAGTTGATATTATTTTATCACCTGTAACTCCAAATTCGCCACCAAAAATAGGTGATAGTTTAAAAGATCCGTTGGCAATGTATTTGTCAGATGCATATACGGTTGGTTTTAGTTTAGGTCAATTACCAACATTAACAGTGCCGCAAGGAACGGAAACAGGATTACAAATTACGGCAGCAAAAAATAATGACGAACTTGTTTTGAAGTTTGCTAACTTCTTAAAAGATACGATATAATGGAACTGGAACAATTAAATGAGCTTATTAAAAAGCACGACTTAGAGTTAGTAATC
Protein-coding regions in this window:
- the gyrB gene encoding DNA topoisomerase (ATP-hydrolyzing) subunit B: MSEEIKKEYDASSIQALEGMEHVRMRPSMYIGDVGVRGLHHLVYEVVDNSIDEAMGGYCDTIDVTINEDNSVTTKDNGRGIPVGMHEKEGVSALQVVMTKIGAGGKFDKDSYKVSGGLHGVGVSCVNALSDLLVATVHKDGKVWRQEYSQGKALYPVKTIGETDFNGTIVTFLPDKTIFKQTTEFSYDTLATRMRELSFLNKGITITLTDRRETDDEGNFISEIFHSDEGLPEFIKYLDSTREQLTSQVISMEGEKNGIPVEVAMVYNTSYAENLHSYVNNINTHEGGTHLSGFRRGLTGTLKKYADESGLLKNVKFDIAGDDFREGLTAIVSVKVAEPQFEGQTKTKLGNREVTSAVSQAVSEMLTDYLEENPNDAKTIVQKVILAATARHAARKAREMVQRKTVMSIGGLPGKLSDCSETDPAQCEIFLVEGDSAGGTAKQGRDRNFQAILPLRGKILNVEKAMQHKVFENEEIKNMFTALGVSIGTEEDPRALNLSKVRYHKVVIMCDADVDGSHIATLILTFFFRYMKEMVEQGYIYIATPPLYLVKKGQKREYAWDDNQRDIIAQNMGGSVSIQRYKGLGEMNADQLWDTTMNPEFRTLRKVVIDSPAEADRVFSMLMGDEVPPRRDFIERNAKYANIDV
- a CDS encoding amidase family protein: MESQIHKIHQQLVNKEISCTKLVQERLDLLKLNTHNTVNSLLDTLALELATKVDAKIADGQEIGLLEGIPFGIKDVYMVQGTLTTASSDLLKKYKSPYTATAIQKLFDAGAIPLVKENCDSFGHGSSSENTIFGAVKNAINTELVSGGSSGGSAVNVAKDFTVFSIGGDTGGSVRQPAGYNKIYGLKPTYGRISRFGLMAYASSTDCVGPIAKSIEDIRIVLNVMSGQDIKDQTTYPSEAISEETILNADRIKTVGYFKNFIENDAIDAKVKADFLASIEKIKAKGIEVKELDFFESDTLVSTYYTLAMAETASNLSRLDGTNYGNRIEGDTLKDTYSITRSENFSEESKRRIVGGNQVLSQGFSDEIYLKGLNVRDQIVANFEKDFKVVDIILSPVTPNSPPKIGDSLKDPLAMYLSDAYTVGFSLGQLPTLTVPQGTETGLQITAAKNNDELVLKFANFLKDTI